The DNA window GCGGCACAGCACTGTCGCGAACCCGCTCGGCCTGTCCATCACCAACTCTGGTGGAGGATTCTCGCCGGCGAGTGCGCCGTACGGGCTGATCGAGCGCGCGGCCGTCGGCACCGCGCTGCTCGGTCGGGTGGTCGTCCGCGCGGACGGCAGCATCGACGGCGTGGCGCCGGCTCGTACGGTGCAGCCGCTCGCACATCGCTCCTGGAGGTACGCGATGCCGCGACTCGGCGTCGTGAACTCCTCCTCGCGGTTGTACGTGAGCCAGCCGTTCGACGACTCGATCCGGGTCATCCAGCTCGCGGGCGACCCGGCATCGGCTCGGACCGTCCGTTCCTGGCTGCTCGCCCAACCCGTCGACCTGGCGCCGGTACTTCCGGACTCGGCGAGCACGACTTTGCCGGAGGGCAGCGATATTTTCGTCTGCAACCGCGGAAATGCCACGATCGTGCGGATGCGGCAGGACGGCTCGGTCGCGGCGGTGCGTCGCGTGCTGATCAACGGCTGGTCGCTGGGCCGGCACGCTTGGCTGAACGGGATCGCGACGTCGGCGGATGGTGCGCGACTGTTCGTGACGTACGTGGGGAGCCTGCCGGGCTCCGACGACTGCTACGGCGGGGTGGTGGAGCTGCCTACCTTCTGAGGGTGAGCTGTTCGAGGACCTTCTCGTCGCCCTTGAACGGCTCGGTGGTCCGCGGCTCGTGCACGATGACGTCGGTGAACCCGAGCTCCTCGGCCCGGCCGACGGCGTTCTCGAAGTGGTCGACGCTGGAGAGCGCGAGGGTGCCGGAGCTGTCGAGGGCGAGGTAGCGGTCGATGGTTGCCGGGTCGCGGCCGGCCTCGGCGAGGACGTCGGTGAGCTGGTCGGACTGGTGCTTGACGCCGTTCCACCAGTCCTCGTTCGTCTCGCCGTCGCGCGGGCCGGTGGTCACCCAGCCTTGCCCGTACTTGGCGACCAGCCGCATCGACCGCGGCCCACTGGCGGCGACGACGAACGGGAGGCGCGGCTCCTCGACGCATCCGGGCAGCGTGCGAGCGTCGACGGCCTGGTAGAAGGCGCCGTCATAGTTGACGTGGTCGTCGGTGAGGAGCTGGTCGAGGAGCTCGAGAAACTCGCCGAGCCGCGCGACGCGCTTGCCGGGCGGGAGGACGTCGTTCCCGAGCACGGTCGCGTCCACCCCGATGCCGCCGGCGCCGAAGCCGAGGACGAAGCGGCCGCGGGAGATGTCGTCGAGGGAGAGGAGCTCTCGGACGAACGAGACGGGGTGGCGGAAGTTCGGGGAGGCGACGAACGTGCCCAGCTTGATGCGCTGCGTGGCGATTGCGGCCGCGGTGAGCGTGGGAACGGTGCCGAACCAAGGCCCGTCGGCGAGCGTCCGCCAGGCGAGGTGGTCGAACGTCCAAGCGTGGTCGAACCCCAGCTCCTCCGCCCGCCGCCACCTCGGTTCGGCGTCTCGCCACCGGAACTCGGGCAGGATCGTCAAGCCATAGCGCATGGCGCCCAACGTATTGCACACCATCGACGTACCGCTCCGGCCGCACGCCTGACGGAAGGCCCGGTGGCCACGTTTTCGTCCCCAGGTGCCGATCTCGGGAAGTTCTCCACAGATCCTCGGCGGGCTCCCCGTTCGGCCCGGCTCGGGGCGATGCTGGAGTCAGTCGCATTTTCAGCGGCAGGCCTCGGGTCGCTCCAGCCAGCCGCCGGCTCGGCCCTGCCCGGAAGGCAGTCTGGTCGCCCGATGCGAGCCCGGTGGGTACAGGTGGGGGACAGGCCTCTCGCCCGGCGGAGCGACTGTTGGGGACAGCCCACCCCCTGGGCGGGCGGCGGGCCGGCGAGTGTACGGCTGAGTCTAGGGGGAGCGGAGGGTTAGCGCGAGCGTCAAGGCCAGGTTGACGCGGGAGATGGGGCGTCAAGGGAGGGTTGACGACGAGGCTCGAGCTGCAAAGTAGGTGACATGTCAAGGAACGTTCATTCCTGTTGCGACGGGTAGCCATCCGGAGACGATGGGTGGGCTCTCGGTCGGCCGGGCGAGGAGGCCTCTGTGTTCGCATCTCGATCACTGCTGCGCTGGACGGTTCCGCTCGCCATGCTGGCGGCGGCGACGGTCACCGCCACGCCGACGGCAGCTGTGGCTGAGACTTGCGTCGGCGTCAACGTTCCCGTCGGCGGCAACATCCAGGCCGCCATCGATGCCCGTCCCGCTGGCACCACGTACTGCCTCGCCGCCGGCCTCTATCGACTCACCGCCCCACTGAGGCTCAAGACCGGTGACACCCTCTGGGGCGCGGGTCCTTCCCCCACCAGCGGCACCATGCTCACCGGCGCCCGCGTGCTGACCGGCTGGACCGCGTCCGGCGCCAACTGGTACGTCGCCGGCGCCCTCCCCGCGGCCTACGCAGACGGCGGCAAGTGCGAGGTCCTCACGACCAACCTCTGCCAGAAGCGCGAGGACGTCTTCCGCAACAGCACCCAGCTGCTCCGGGTCGCCACGCTCGCCGAGCTCGGGCCGGGCAAGTTCTTCGCCGACTACGCGGCCAACTGCGTCTACGTTCGCGACAACCCCGCCGCGGTCACCATGCAGATCGGCCGCACCGCGCAGGCGATCGCCGTCGCGGGGGCGAGCAACGTGGTCGTCCGCGGCCTCGGCGTACGGTACTTCGCCTCGCCCAGCCAGGTCGGCGCCATCGAGCTCGGCCAAGGGTGGCGGGTGTTCAGCGTCGAGACCAGCTACAACCACGCGCTGGGGTTCAGGTTCCTCGGCAACAACGCGTCGTTCACCGCGGGACGTACCTCGTACAACGGCCAGCTCGGCGGCGGCGTGAACGGTGGCCGCAACTTCACGATCGCGAACGTCGAGGTCGACCACAACAACGCGCAGGCGCTGTACTGGGTGAGCGACTGGGAGTCCGGCGGCATCAAGGTCACGAACGGCGCGACCGGCGTGGTCGACCAGGCCCTCGTTCACGACAACTTCGGCATCGGCCTGTGGGCCGACGGCCAGGCCGGCGACCCCGCGGTGGCGAACTCGTTGCGGTTCACGAACTCGCAGATCCTCCGCAACTCCGCCGACGGCGTGCGCTTCGAGATCAGCTACAACGGCAAGATCTCCGGCAACACCGTGAACGACAACGGCTGCGACCTGCTCGGCCGGCGCGGGCCGCAGAACCCGGCCGGCCTCCCCGACGGCGCCGGCATCGACGTGAACTCGTCCATCAGCGTGACAGTGTCCGACAACACCGTGAGCCGCAACCACAACGCGATCGGCGGGCAGGAACGGCGGGGTCGCGAGCTCCACCTGCAGCACCTCCGGGTCGTGAACAACACGATCGACAGCACCAAGTGCGCGAACGGGTTCGGCCTCGCGCTCACCGGTGTGGTGAGCGATCAGAAGCCGGACAAGCCGCCGTACTGGGGCCACGCGTTCGACGCGACGGGCGACAACAAGTTCATCGGGAACGACTACAAGATCCCCGCGGCCGATGGCGGGCTCAATGCTCCGCGGTACGCGTGGGCTGGCCGGTACTGGGACAAGTGGTCCACCTGGATCGGCGCCGACGCCCAGGACGCCGGCGGAACGGCTGTCGTCCTCCCCTGACAGCTGGGCTTCCGCGTGTGCTGTTGCGCTGGTCCCTGACGTTTCGAATGAGGGCGTCCCTCTGTCGAATAGCCCGGTCCATCCACCATGTCCCATCAAACTGTGGGGTTCTGGTCGCGACACGCTGGCGTGTCGCGACCAGAACCCCACACTTTCGCGAAGGGCGGAGGGTCCCCCCGCTCGAGGAGATCGCTACAGGGACGCCCTCATGCGAAACGACGAGGAGTGCAGAGGCGTGCGTAGGTGGTGGGCCGGGGTTGGTCAGGGGTTGTCCGGCGGGGTTGGGGTGGGCGGTCGTAGAGTCGAGGTGGGCTAAACGTCAGATGTCTTGGGGAAGGGGCTGTCGGCATGACGCCAGGTGAGCGGGAGGGGGCTGTTGTTGGGGCTGTTCCCAAGGGCCTCTTCATCGGTGGGGAGTGGCGAGACGCTGAGGGTGGGCGGGAGCTGAAGGTCGAGGACCCTGCCACCGGTGAGGTTCTCTGCGCTGTCGCTGACGCCAGTCCCAAGGACGGCCAGCTGGCGCTGGACGCGGCGGCTGGGAGGCAGGCTGAGTGGGGGCAAACCCCGCCACGCGCGCGGTCGGAGATTCTCTACAACGCGTTCGAGCTGCTCAAGCAGCGCCAGGAAGACCTCGCTCTGCTCATGACCCTCGAGATGGGCAAGCCCCTCGCCGAGGCGAGGGGCGAGATTCTGTACGCAGCGGAGTTCTTGAGGTGGTTCGCCGAAGAGGCCGTCCGCATCCAGGGCAGCTACCTCCCCAGCCCGGACGGCAAGAGCCGCTTCCTCGTCATGAAGCAGCCCGTCGGCACCACCCTGCTCATCACGCCCTGGAACTTCCCGATGGCCATGGGCACCCGCAAGATCGGCCCCGCCATCGCCGCTGGGTGCACGATGGTCGCCAAGCCCGCCCCGCAGACCCCTCTCAGCATGCTCGCCCTCGCCGCCATTCTCGACGAGGCCGGCCTCCCCAAGGGCGTCCTGAACGTCATCCCCACCTCCGACGCCGGCCCCGTCATGGAACCCCTCATCAAGGACCGCCGCACTCGCAAGCTCTCCTTCACCGGCTCCACCGCTGTCGGCAAGATTCTGCTCACGCAAAGTTCCGAGCAAGTACTGAAAGTCTCGCTCGAGCTCGGCGGCAACGCCCCGTTCATAGTCTTCGACGACGCCGACCTCGACCGCGCCGTCGAGGGCGCGATGCTGGCCAAGATGCGCAACGTCGGCGAGGCTTGTACGGCGGCCAACCGCTTCTTCGTCCACGCCGACGTCGCCGACGCCTTCGCCACCAGGTTGGCCGAACGGATGGGTGCCCTCAAGATCGGCCGCGGCACCGAGGACGGCGTCGAGATCGGTCCGCTCGTCGACGCCGCCGCTGTCGCCAAAGTTTCAACCCTGGTTGACGATGCGCGCCAGCGCGGCGCGCGTACGGTACTCGACGGCGGACCGATCGACGGCAAGGGCCACTTCTACCAGCCCACCGTCCTCGCCGACGTCCCGCCGGACGCTCGCATGGGCACCGAGGAGATCTTCGGCCCCGTCGCCCCCATCACCACCTTCACCGACGAGGACGACGTCGTCGCCCGGGCCAACTCCACCGACTTCGGCCTGATCTCCTACGTCTTCAGCCAGGACATCGACCGTGCCCTCCGGGTCGCCGAACGGATGGAGAGCGGACTCGTCGGCCTCAACTCCGGCCTGATCTCCAACCCGGCAGCGCCATTCGGCGGCGTCAAGCAGTCCGGGCTCGGCCGCGAAGGCGGCCTGATCGGCATCGACGAGTTCGTCGAGACCAAGTACGTGGGGATTCCGGTTCGATGACACGTCACCGAATCGCGGTCATCCCAGGCGACGGCATCGGCGTCGAGGTCACCGCCGAAGCCATCCGCGTGGTCGACGCTGTGGCCGACGTCGAGTGGACCAGCTTCGACTGGAGCTGTCAAAGCTACCTTGACACCGGCAAGATGATGCCCGACGACGGCCTCGAGCAGCTCCGGCCGTTCGATGCCATCCTGCTCGGCGCCGTCGGATACCCGGGCGTGCCAGACCACATCTCCCTGTGGGGCCTGCTGATTCCGATCCGCAGAGCGTTCGACCAGTACGTCAACGTACGCCCCGTCAAGCTCCTCCCCGGCGTCCAGTCGCCGCTGCGCGACCGTACCGCTGAGGACCTCCAGATGATCGTCGTCCGCGAGAACTCCGAAGGCGAGTACTCCAACGTCGGCGGCCGCCAGGGTCTCGGCGACTACGAGATGGCCTTGCAGACAGCGGTGTTCACCCGCCACGGCGTCGAACGCGTCGTCCGGTACGCCTTCGAGCTCGCCAGGCAGCAGAACCTCCCCGTCTGCTCCGCTACCAAGTCCAACGGCATCGTCCACACGATGCCCTTCTGGGACGAGGTCTTCCAGGACGTCGCCAAAGAGTACGAGGACGTGCCAAGCGAGCAGTGCCTCGCCGACGCGCTGGCCGCGCGCATGGTGATGGCGCCGCAGACGCTCGGCGTCGTCGTCGCCTCCAACCTGTTCGGCGACCTGCTCAGTGATCTCTCCGCCGCGGTGGCGGGTGGCCTCGGCATCGCCCCCGCGGCCAACCTCAACCCGCAACGCACGGCCCCGTCGATGTTCGAAGCCGTTCACGGCTCCGCACCCGACATCGCCGGCAAGGGAATCGCCAACCCCGTAGCACAAATCCTCACCGCCGCGATGATGCTCGACCATCTCGGCGAGACCCAGGCCGCGGTGGCGATCGAGCAGGCCATCGAACGAGCACTCGCAGACCCAGGGGCAAGGACGCCCGATCTCGGAGGTTCCGCCACGACCAGAGGGAGCGCGGACGCGATCATCGCGGCCCTATAGACCACATGTCAGATCCCAGCGAGACAAAGAAGAAACCGTCACGCCTCCGCGGCATGGTCATGGACACCA is part of the Tenggerimyces flavus genome and encodes:
- a CDS encoding LLM class flavin-dependent oxidoreductase, which produces MRYGLTILPEFRWRDAEPRWRRAEELGFDHAWTFDHLAWRTLADGPWFGTVPTLTAAAIATQRIKLGTFVASPNFRHPVSFVRELLSLDDISRGRFVLGFGAGGIGVDATVLGNDVLPPGKRVARLGEFLELLDQLLTDDHVNYDGAFYQAVDARTLPGCVEEPRLPFVVAASGPRSMRLVAKYGQGWVTTGPRDGETNEDWWNGVKHQSDQLTDVLAEAGRDPATIDRYLALDSSGTLALSSVDHFENAVGRAEELGFTDVIVHEPRTTEPFKGDEKVLEQLTLRR
- a CDS encoding right-handed parallel beta-helix repeat-containing protein, giving the protein MFASRSLLRWTVPLAMLAAATVTATPTAAVAETCVGVNVPVGGNIQAAIDARPAGTTYCLAAGLYRLTAPLRLKTGDTLWGAGPSPTSGTMLTGARVLTGWTASGANWYVAGALPAAYADGGKCEVLTTNLCQKREDVFRNSTQLLRVATLAELGPGKFFADYAANCVYVRDNPAAVTMQIGRTAQAIAVAGASNVVVRGLGVRYFASPSQVGAIELGQGWRVFSVETSYNHALGFRFLGNNASFTAGRTSYNGQLGGGVNGGRNFTIANVEVDHNNAQALYWVSDWESGGIKVTNGATGVVDQALVHDNFGIGLWADGQAGDPAVANSLRFTNSQILRNSADGVRFEISYNGKISGNTVNDNGCDLLGRRGPQNPAGLPDGAGIDVNSSISVTVSDNTVSRNHNAIGGQERRGRELHLQHLRVVNNTIDSTKCANGFGLALTGVVSDQKPDKPPYWGHAFDATGDNKFIGNDYKIPAADGGLNAPRYAWAGRYWDKWSTWIGADAQDAGGTAVVLP
- a CDS encoding NAD-dependent succinate-semialdehyde dehydrogenase, with product MTPGEREGAVVGAVPKGLFIGGEWRDAEGGRELKVEDPATGEVLCAVADASPKDGQLALDAAAGRQAEWGQTPPRARSEILYNAFELLKQRQEDLALLMTLEMGKPLAEARGEILYAAEFLRWFAEEAVRIQGSYLPSPDGKSRFLVMKQPVGTTLLITPWNFPMAMGTRKIGPAIAAGCTMVAKPAPQTPLSMLALAAILDEAGLPKGVLNVIPTSDAGPVMEPLIKDRRTRKLSFTGSTAVGKILLTQSSEQVLKVSLELGGNAPFIVFDDADLDRAVEGAMLAKMRNVGEACTAANRFFVHADVADAFATRLAERMGALKIGRGTEDGVEIGPLVDAAAVAKVSTLVDDARQRGARTVLDGGPIDGKGHFYQPTVLADVPPDARMGTEEIFGPVAPITTFTDEDDVVARANSTDFGLISYVFSQDIDRALRVAERMESGLVGLNSGLISNPAAPFGGVKQSGLGREGGLIGIDEFVETKYVGIPVR
- a CDS encoding tartrate dehydrogenase; translation: MTRHRIAVIPGDGIGVEVTAEAIRVVDAVADVEWTSFDWSCQSYLDTGKMMPDDGLEQLRPFDAILLGAVGYPGVPDHISLWGLLIPIRRAFDQYVNVRPVKLLPGVQSPLRDRTAEDLQMIVVRENSEGEYSNVGGRQGLGDYEMALQTAVFTRHGVERVVRYAFELARQQNLPVCSATKSNGIVHTMPFWDEVFQDVAKEYEDVPSEQCLADALAARMVMAPQTLGVVVASNLFGDLLSDLSAAVAGGLGIAPAANLNPQRTAPSMFEAVHGSAPDIAGKGIANPVAQILTAAMMLDHLGETQAAVAIEQAIERALADPGARTPDLGGSATTRGSADAIIAAL